The proteins below are encoded in one region of Bdellovibrio bacteriovorus:
- a CDS encoding nuclear transport factor 2 family protein, with protein sequence MSTHPNSMRTPEVETVKAFYEALNNNDISAAMKLFDPNIERVEFEDLPTGGTYRGLDEMKAHITSGRATWAEGSCHPERFLVAGDKVVVFVHVHVRLKNKTEWIDGHVADVFAFRGEKIIQMRSYLKNEQALEWAGVRDSSK encoded by the coding sequence ATGTCGACACATCCAAATTCAATGCGGACGCCCGAGGTTGAAACTGTTAAAGCCTTCTATGAGGCACTCAATAACAATGACATATCTGCAGCTATGAAGCTTTTTGATCCAAACATTGAGCGCGTTGAATTTGAAGACTTACCGACGGGTGGAACTTACCGTGGACTTGACGAAATGAAAGCGCATATCACCTCAGGCCGTGCGACGTGGGCCGAAGGGAGCTGTCATCCCGAGCGCTTTCTTGTCGCCGGCGATAAGGTCGTTGTATTTGTGCATGTTCACGTAAGGTTGAAAAATAAAACAGAATGGATCGACGGACATGTCGCTGATGTTTTTGCTTTCCGCGGTGAAAAGATCATCCAGATGCGTTCGTACTTAAAAAACGAACAGGCCTTAGAGTGGGCTGGGGTCAGGGACTCTTCGAAATAG
- a CDS encoding VOC family protein codes for MKPFGICLWFDSEAEDAAKFYTSIFKDGRIGTIARFGKEGFEHHGKPEGSVMTVDFTANGQKFVAVNGGPIFKFNESISLMVYCDTQAQIDEYWEKLMAGGGKPQQCGWLKDKFGLSWQVVPTIMDDMQKDGTPEQVKRVMAEMYKMVKFDIETLKRAYKG; via the coding sequence ATGAAGCCCTTTGGTATTTGCCTTTGGTTTGATTCTGAAGCTGAGGACGCTGCAAAGTTTTACACTTCTATTTTCAAAGATGGTCGCATCGGGACAATTGCCCGTTTCGGTAAGGAAGGTTTTGAACATCACGGAAAGCCCGAAGGATCTGTCATGACCGTGGACTTCACTGCGAACGGACAAAAATTTGTCGCCGTGAATGGTGGACCCATTTTTAAGTTCAACGAATCCATCTCCCTGATGGTTTATTGCGACACACAGGCGCAGATTGATGAATACTGGGAAAAACTAATGGCTGGTGGTGGAAAACCTCAACAATGTGGCTGGCTGAAAGATAAATTCGGTCTTTCTTGGCAGGTTGTTCCTACGATCATGGACGACATGCAAAAGGATGGAACACCAGAGCAAGTCAAACGCGTGATGGCCGAAATGTACAAAATGGTGAAGTTCGATATCGAAACTTTAAAGCGTGCTTATAAGGGATAA